The Kiritimatiellia bacterium DNA segment CGGCATCAGCCGCAAAGGCATAAAATTTGATCCCGCCAGCCGCACTTTAAGCCACATTATTTTCTTTATCGTCATTCCAACCGCGGCCAGCGTCTTTTACCTGAGGCTGCTCGCGGGGCTGACCCAGTCTTTTCTGAAAAAAGAAGCGCGGGAAAACCTGATGAACTCGCAAACCCCCAAGGAGCTCTGGGACTGCCTGCTCAGGACCACCCGGTCCGCAATAAAATGAGTTTTCCTGTCCGGCCTGAATTTTAATTTTAGGCGGCAAAGCCGCAACTGTGTTTGCTCGGATGTAGGAGCCGCATCCCCATGCGGCGATTCCNNNNNNNNNNNNNNNNNNNNNNNNNNNNNNNNNNNNNNNNNNNNNNNNNNNNNNNNNNNNNNNNNNNNNNNNNNNNNNNNNNNNNNNNNNNNNNNNNNNNGAGCCGCATCCCCATGCGGCGATTCCAAACACCAGATACATCGCCGAACAGGGGTTCGGCTCCTACCCCCGATTTTGCGCTCTTTTGCGGCAAGTTTGGAATTCGTATGCCTGAACTTCGGCGCGGCGAAAACCGCGCCCCCCCCAAAAAAAAAATACGCCGGTCAATCAAAATAAACCCGCACATCATACCAATCGGACGAGTAGTATCCCCGCGTTTCCATGATTGTCAGTTGTCCTTCAAGAATATCAACGTCGCCGCGATAGGAATGATAGCCGCCTTTCTGGTCTATCACGACGCGATAAACGCCCGGCGCGAGATCAATCAGCTCATGGTCATAATCGTCAACCGTAAACACCGAACGCCCGTTGACGTAGACGAGCAAATCGTCGGCGGTAAGATTGTCAACGATCAGGGTTCCCGCTCCGGCGGGGGGCGTGTGATCAAAACGGCCGCTCTCGCAGGCCGCGAGGCACAAAGCGAGCGCGCACGCTCCCGCGGATAAAACCGGCAGTATTTTTGCGACTGCTTTCATCATCACAGCCTCAGGCCAATTCCTGTTCCATGTGGCGCAATTTTTCATCCAGCCCGAAAATGACAATGGTGTCGCCCAGCTCCACGGTGTCATCCGCGTCCGGGCTGACGATCGTCTCTTGTTTGCCCTCCGAACGCTCGGCCCGGCGGAGAACCAGGACGGTCACGCCGTAATTCTTCCTGATCTTCAGTTCGCCCAGGGTCTTGCCGACGAAAACCATGGGCGCGGCGATTTCAAGCACGCTGATTCCTTCCGCCACTTCCACGTATTCCAGAACGGAGGGCGAGACCAGCGAACGCGCAAGGCGGGCGGCCATGTCGCGGTCGGGAAAAACAATCCGGTCCGCGCCGACTTTCTGGAGCACCTTGCCCTGAATATCATCGGCGGCCTTGGCGATCACGCAGGGAATTTTCATCTCCTTGAGCATGAGCGTGGCCAGCACGCTGCAATCCATATCAGAGCCCACCGCCACGACCGCGATATCGCAATCCCGGAAGCCGGCCGCATCCAGCGTGCCTTCCTCGGCCGCGTCGCCCTCCATGGCCTTGGCCGCGACGCCGGCCATGCGGTCAACCACATCGCGCCGGCGATCAAGCACAAGCACCTCCACCCCCAGCTCCGCGAGCGAATGCGCGAGACTGGCGCCGAACCTGCCGGCGCCGACAATGCCGATTCTTTTCATAGATTTCCTCCTAGCCGATAATAACGTCCTCTTCAGGGTACCTTACCAATTCCCGCTCCTCTTTCATGCCGATAAAAAGCGCCAGCGTCAACGGCCCCACCCGGCCGACAAACATGCCGGCGACCATGATCAATTTGCCGGCGGCGGTCAAAAGGGGCATAATGCCGGTGGAAAGCCCCACCGTGCCGAAAGCGGAAACGGCGTCAAACAGCAAATCTTCAAACGTGAATCGGCCGGCGGCCAGACTGCCCTCCTCGGTGATCAATAGCAAGCCGAAAAGGCCGAGTATAAAAATAAGCCCCATAAGGAAAACCGAAAGCGCCATTCCCACCACGCCGGCCGAAATTGTCCGGCCAAGGATGGTGATATTGCGCCGGTTGCGGACCATGGCCAGGGCCGTAAATATCAGCACCGCCATCGTGGTCACTTTGATGCCGCCGGCGGCCGAACCGGGCGCCCCGCCGATAAACATGAACACTATCGTCATGAATTTTGTCGCCGGATGCGCCGGCGCAAATTCAACCGTGTTGAACCCGGCCGTCCGCGCGGAGACCGACTGAAACAAAGCGCAAATCAGTTTGTCAATCCGATCCGGCAACGGCGCGAAGATATTGCCCCATTCAAACGCCGTGTAACCAGCCCAGCCGGCCAGAATAAGGATAAACGAGCCGGCCAATACTATCCGGCTGTGAAGCGATAAGGCCTTGCGGCCGCGTTCCAAACCGCGCCAATGGTGATAAAGCTCGCTCAGGACCAAAAAACCGATGTTGCCGAGCACGATCAGAATCATGACGGGGAAAAGCGCGATCAGATCGTTTCTCCAGCCGACTAAATTGTCGGGATAAAGACTGAACCCCGCGTTGCAAAAAGCGCTGACGGCATGAAACACGCCGTGGTAAAAAGCCCGGTCGGCCGGAAGACCGTGCCGCGCCATCAAACACAGGGCAATAATAACCGCCGCAATCAGCTCAATGCCCAAAGCCAGCAAAACCGTTCTTACCAGGAAATCCTTGATCTGGCGGACGTCCTGCAGCCCCATGGAGAAAGTGAGCGCGGTTTCGCTCCGCAGGCTGAGCCGCCGGCCGGCAATAATCAGAAAAGCCATGGCCATGGTCATAAATCCCAGACCGCCAATCTGAACCAGCGCCAGTATAACCAACTGTCCGAAATGCGAAAAGTACGAGCCGGTGTCAACGACGGTGTGGCCCGTCACACACATGGCGCTCGTGGCCGTAAAAACGGCCGTAAGCCAGTCAATCTCCCGGCCCGGCCGGCCCGCACACGGCAACATTAGCAATATGGCGCCAATAAGGATTGACAAGCCCACCGAGCCGATAATGAACAACTGGGGACTAAAAAATCCTTTTATCCCGTTGGCCGACATGGCGCTATCCTATCTTTTTGCCTCCGCCGCCGTCAAGCCCGGATATTGCGCGCGGACAGCCGCCGGGACGCTTTCGCCGCCGCGCCGGTGAAAATATAGATTGCTTTATCCGGCTGTATTTTCCATACTTTCCCTTATTGAAGCCCGGCAAATCTATTGAAAGGGAAATTGTGTTCTCACGCGAAAACGCGCTTTTGCTGGTCATTGACGTACAGGAACGGCTGCTGCCCCGGATTCACGATGCATCCTGCCTGGTCGGCAACGTCCTCACGCTGGCCGAATGCTGTAAAATCCTTAATTTGCCGATTCTCGTCACCGAACAATACCCGGAAGGCATCGGCCCGACGGCGGCCGCCTTGGCGCCGGCGCTGGACCAGCGCCCGAAAATCTCCAAGCGGACCTTCAGTTGCTGCGGTGAAACCGCTTTCATGGAGGCTCTGGCGGCAACCGGACGCAGCCAGGTTCTGATAGCCGGCATTGAAACCCATGTCTGCGTTTTTCAGACGGCCTCCGACCTTGTTCAAAACGGCTGCGCCGTTCAAGTGGCCGCGGACGCAACCGGATCGCGGACGCCAGCCAACAGGCAAATCGGCCTGAATCGCATGGAAAAGCTCGGGATAGAAATAACGAGCGTGGAAAGCGCCCTTTTTGAACTGCTGAAAACATCGGATTGCCCGGAATTCAAACAGATTCTGCGGCTTATTAAATGAAATAAATTCAGAATGCAGCTCCTTGAAAATATCCGCATTGTGCTCTGCCGCCCCATCTACGGGGGCAATATCGGCGCGGTTTGCCGGGCCATGGCCAACATGGGTCTTTCCGACCTCACCCTGGCCGGCGCAAAAAATATCAACTGGAACGACGCGCGTAAAATGGCCTGCGCCGCCCAGGAAATTCTAGCAAACCGCCGCGAAACCGACGCGCTTGAGGATGCGGTCGGCGATTGCGGCCTGGTGGCCGGCGCAACCGTCCGGCCCGGGCTTTACCGCCAACACGCGATAACCCCCCGCGAATGCGCTCCGCAAATCCTGGAGGCGGCCCGCGGCGGCAAAATCGCCCTCGTTTTCGGCCCGGAAGACAACGGCCTGGATAACATTGAACTGGCGCTGTGCAACCGCCTGATTCAAATCCCGTCCGCTGAAAATTACCGCTCCCTGAACATCTCGCACGCCGTCATGGTCTGCGCTTATGAACTTTTCATCGCCTCTGGTATTTTTGAGCCGGGCAGCGAAAAATCCCCGCCGGCCGACACGCGCACCAAGGAACACATGTTCCGGATGTGGGAAAAAACGCTCCTGCAAATCGGTTTCATGGAACCGGACAAGACCCATCACATGATGCTGGGAGTGCGCCGCATTTTTTCGCGGGGCAACCTCAGCGGGGACGACGTCCGGATACTGATGGGCATCGCGCGCCAGACGTTATGGTGCGCCGGACAACGGCCGGCGGCCGGGGAAGACAAATAAATTTCAAAACAAGCGGATTTCGCTGTTGCCTCGGCGCTTGGAATTATTATTATTCACGCAAAGGGGGTTGCCTTGCAAAGGCGCATAGGAATTTTCGGCGGCACTTTCAATCCGGTGCATCTGGGCCACCTGATCCTGGCTCAGGACGCCCTGGAAGTTTTTGACCTTGAACGGATTCTTTTTGTGCCCTGCAACCTTCCCCCCCACAAGGACGCCGCCCGTCTTGTTTCCTCCAGCCACCGCGCGGCAATGCTGGAACGGGCGCTGGAAGACAACCCCGATTTTGAGGTCTGCGACCTGGAAATCCGCATGGGCGGAACCAATTATTCAATTGACACGGTCCGCCGCCTCCGCAAAGCCTGCCCCGGCTGCGAATTGTTTTTTATCATCGGCTCGGACAGCCTGCTGGAACTTCATCAATGGAAGGAAATCAACGAACTCGCCAAACTGTGCCGATTCGCGACTTTTATCCGCCCGGGATTTGAGATAAAAAAAACAGCCGGCGCGGACCTGAAACTTGATCCGGTCCTGAGCCGGGAACTGATTGAAAACATCGCCGCCGTCCATCAAATTGACATTTCCTCGTCCGACATACGGCACCGGATAGCCGAGGGCATGAACATTCGCTACCTGGTTCCCGGCGCGGTTGCGGTTTATATCGCCGAGCACAATCTTTACAAAATATGAAAAAAAACAACCCCGCCCCGGCGGAAACAAAATTAACGGCAGTTGATCTGGCGCGCCTGGCGGCCGCCGCCATTTCCGAAAAACAAGGCGTGGACATTATCGCCTACGACGTCAGCGGCGTTTCCAGCATCGCGGATTATTATCTCGTTGCGTCGGGACAGAACACGGCGCACCTCAAGGCGCTTTGCAACGAAACAAGTCTCGTTTTGAAATCAAGGGGCATCAACTGCTGGCGCCAGTCCGGACGTCCGGAAAGCGGCTGGGTGGTGGCGGATTACGTTGATTTTATCATTCATTTCTTCAAGAAAGACGTCCGCGCCTATTACGCCATTGACCGGCTCTGGGAAAACATGCCGCGTTTGGACATCCCCCTGCCCGGCCATCCGCCGGGTTAAAAACGGCTCCGGACCGCGCCGCTCGTGAAGCGCAGAAACGCGGCAGCCAAAAGCCGCATTAGCCCGCATATTTTTTCAGGGCGGGAAATAATTGCAGCTCTTCTTTCTGGGCATGAATGTATATGGCTTTAAACAATTCCTTGTCTATATCCACTATGTCCATGGTGTGCTTGGCCTCCGATTGGTTATTATAAGAAACCAGCAGATTGTCAAACTTTGCGAGCATATCCAATATCCGGCGATGATCCTCTTGCAGCTCCCGGGCTAATTGTTTTTCCTGCGGCCCGCCATTTTGAAGCGCAAACGAAAAGATTCCCTCCTCTTCCAGCCGAAAATGCGCGAGCATATGCGCGTGAAATCTCTGGAACCGTTTGAGATAATCCGGCATTTCCTTTTTGATAAAGGCATCCAGAAATTTACCGAAAAATTCAATTGATTGTCCGAGTTCGCGATGATCCTGTAATATTTTTGTCAGTTTATCCATGGGAACCTCTTTCCTCTTTTTCAACACGCGTTATTTTCCGCCGGTTTGCCTGAATAAGTCGTCCGCTCTGAACGCAAAGCCTTCCGGGGCATGATAATCAACGATCAATCATTAATTGTTTTGTCGTTTCAAGTTTACTGCGTTTATTTCCTCCGTCAAGCGTTTTTCAGGAAACTGTGTAACCCCTCAGTTATGTGGGTGGATGGCAATTCAATTGGCCAGTCTTCGTAGGGGCCGCGCTTGTCGCGCGCCCGTCTTTATTGAAGAGGACTTCGCAAGCGAAGCCCCTACGGTTTCTCTCTCCCCCTCATAAATGAGGGATTACGAAACTGTCCCTGCGCGCCCCCGCCCACGCCCGGCCGATTCCGGGCAGGCCGGCGCAACCTTAAAGCCGGCGCGGAACCGCGCCGTATAATTGCCGCATCCAGCCCCAGATAAAATTCCCGACAATTCCGAAATCCACCGCCAATCTGCCCGCGAACTGGTTGAAAGAAACCGGCGAAACCAGGATCAGCAAAAGTCCGATCACCAGAAGATTCATAAAACAAATGAGGGTATAGGAAAAAAAACGGCCGTATTGCGCCGTATCCGGCTGGCGCCGTCCCAAGGCCGAAATTGTGAAACAAATGTGAAATCCCAGCGTAAACCCCGTCGCGCCGAGAAAAAGCGGAAAATATGCGCGCAAATCCAGGAAAACGGAGGCCAGAAACCAGGCGGCGGCGAGCAGAAGAGTATAAAACGGAAAAAAATACGGGGCCAGCGCGATAAAAAGATTGCTTTCCGAAAGTTTAACTTCGCCGCCGCTTTTTGAAACCCGCATCCCCAGCACGCTCGCCCCCATCAACGCGCCCCATAAGACATGCGTAAGCTCATGGGCCAGCACGTAACTCCTGACGGGCGCAGGGAGAAAAACAAAAAACAGCATCCACAACAAAAAACCAAGGCCCAGCGCCGTCCAGAAAAACGATGTGCCGCCGAATCCCCCGCCCCCGGCCGGCACCGCCAGCGTGAAATAAACGGCGCGGGCAACGGCCGCACAGCACGGCAGTAAAAAAACGGCGATAATGACCCGGATCAAACGCATTTTTTGAACAAAAAAAACAGGGGTTTTCCCAATCCCGCCGCCATATTGCCGGAAAACGGCCGCCCTTTCAAACTTGTTTTTCCTTCTTTTTTCCGCATGGCACCCTCTGCCCACCCGAATGCGGTGTTGACGGATAACGCCCGGATGGATATGATGTCTCAATCAAACCGCCCTGGGCGCATGAATAAAACCGGAGGGCCGCATGCCGGACGACATTGATATCCGCAAATATCTGCAGAAAATAATTGACCGCCATGACCTGAGCGCCGATGAAACTTCATCCGTCTTTGACCTTATCATGGACGGCCGGCTGACCGGCGCGCAAATTGCCGCCTTGATTTCCGTCCTGCGCATGAAGGGCGAATCCGCGGACGAGATCGCCGGCGCGGCTTCCGCCATGCGCCGGCATGCCGTCAAAATTGACACCGGCGGACTGGCCGTCGTGGATACCTGCGGGACCGGCGGCGACGGGGGAAACACCTTCAACATATCAACAACCGCCGCCTTTGTCGTGGCCGGCGCCGGCGTGCCGGTCGCCAAACACGGCAACCGCGCCGTCTCCAGCCAGTGCGGCTCGGCCGACGTTCTGGCCGAACTGGGCGTCAACCTGGAAGCGCCGCCGGAGGCGATTGAGGAATGCATCCGCACGATCGGCATCGGGTTCCTGTTCGCCCCGAAAATGCACCCGGCCATGAAACACGCCGCTCCGGTGCGCCGCGAACTCGGCATCCGCACCATCTTCAACATGCTCGGCCCCCTCACCAACCCGGCCAACGCCCGGGGACAAATCCTGGGCGTGTTTTCGGCCGAACTGACCGAACCGTTTGCGCGCGTTCTCGCTGCGCTCGGCAGCCGGCGCGCGTTCATTGTCCACGGCAATGACGGTCTGGATGAAATAACCGTCACCACCACCACCCGCATCACCGAGCTCAACAACGGCAGAATCAGCACCTATGAGTTCGATCCTTTGCCGTTTATCGGCGAGTATTTCCCGGCGGGGACGCTGGCCGGCGGAGACCCGGCCAAAAACGCCGCCATCCTGCGCTGCGTGCTGGCGGGCGAAGAGGGGCCGGCGAGGGAAATCGTTTTGTTAAACGCCGCCGCCGGCATCGCGGCGGGCGGACATGCGGAAACAATTGAAAAAGGATATCTGCTCGCCCGCAAATCAATTGACGAGGGCCGGGCGCAAAAAGCGCTGGACGCCATGCGCGAAAATCTCGCTTAACCTGTTCGCAACACCTCCCCAAATGAAAAAATGAACAAAAAAAACGATCGCCATTCAGGAATTCTTTGCGCGCAATACTTTCTCAACCACCGGCTTGACCCAAAGGAAATCGCCTGGCAGGTCAAGGAACTTGCCGCGGCGGGCTATGACGGGCTTTACGCCCACGCCCGGCCGGGACTCCTTACCCCGTATATGTCGGATGCCTGGTGGCGAGGCATTGACGCCATCATGGAAGCCTGCCGGAAATACGGCTTGGAATTCTGGATATGGGACGAGGACTATTATCCCAGCGGCCTGGCCGGCGGAAGAGTCGTCTGGAGCAATCCCGGGCTTGTCTGTCGCACCCTTGACTTTTCCGTCAAGGAAGC contains these protein-coding regions:
- a CDS encoding TrkA family potassium uptake protein, which encodes MKRIGIVGAGRFGASLAHSLAELGVEVLVLDRRRDVVDRMAGVAAKAMEGDAAEEGTLDAAGFRDCDIAVVAVGSDMDCSVLATLMLKEMKIPCVIAKAADDIQGKVLQKVGADRIVFPDRDMAARLARSLVSPSVLEYVEVAEGISVLEIAAPMVFVGKTLGELKIRKNYGVTVLVLRRAERSEGKQETIVSPDADDTVELGDTIVIFGLDEKLRHMEQELA
- a CDS encoding potassium transporter TrkG, with translation MLPCAGRPGREIDWLTAVFTATSAMCVTGHTVVDTGSYFSHFGQLVILALVQIGGLGFMTMAMAFLIIAGRRLSLRSETALTFSMGLQDVRQIKDFLVRTVLLALGIELIAAVIIALCLMARHGLPADRAFYHGVFHAVSAFCNAGFSLYPDNLVGWRNDLIALFPVMILIVLGNIGFLVLSELYHHWRGLERGRKALSLHSRIVLAGSFILILAGWAGYTAFEWGNIFAPLPDRIDKLICALFQSVSARTAGFNTVEFAPAHPATKFMTIVFMFIGGAPGSAAGGIKVTTMAVLIFTALAMVRNRRNITILGRTISAGVVGMALSVFLMGLIFILGLFGLLLITEEGSLAAGRFTFEDLLFDAVSAFGTVGLSTGIMPLLTAAGKLIMVAGMFVGRVGPLTLALFIGMKEERELVRYPEEDVIIG
- a CDS encoding isochorismatase family protein — encoded protein: MFSRENALLLVIDVQERLLPRIHDASCLVGNVLTLAECCKILNLPILVTEQYPEGIGPTAAALAPALDQRPKISKRTFSCCGETAFMEALAATGRSQVLIAGIETHVCVFQTASDLVQNGCAVQVAADATGSRTPANRQIGLNRMEKLGIEITSVESALFELLKTSDCPEFKQILRLIK
- a CDS encoding RNA methyltransferase, whose protein sequence is MQLLENIRIVLCRPIYGGNIGAVCRAMANMGLSDLTLAGAKNINWNDARKMACAAQEILANRRETDALEDAVGDCGLVAGATVRPGLYRQHAITPRECAPQILEAARGGKIALVFGPEDNGLDNIELALCNRLIQIPSAENYRSLNISHAVMVCAYELFIASGIFEPGSEKSPPADTRTKEHMFRMWEKTLLQIGFMEPDKTHHMMLGVRRIFSRGNLSGDDVRILMGIARQTLWCAGQRPAAGEDK
- the nadD gene encoding nicotinate-nucleotide adenylyltransferase, with translation MQRRIGIFGGTFNPVHLGHLILAQDALEVFDLERILFVPCNLPPHKDAARLVSSSHRAAMLERALEDNPDFEVCDLEIRMGGTNYSIDTVRRLRKACPGCELFFIIGSDSLLELHQWKEINELAKLCRFATFIRPGFEIKKTAGADLKLDPVLSRELIENIAAVHQIDISSSDIRHRIAEGMNIRYLVPGAVAVYIAEHNLYKI
- the rsfS gene encoding ribosome silencing factor, whose protein sequence is MKKNNPAPAETKLTAVDLARLAAAAISEKQGVDIIAYDVSGVSSIADYYLVASGQNTAHLKALCNETSLVLKSRGINCWRQSGRPESGWVVADYVDFIIHFFKKDVRAYYAIDRLWENMPRLDIPLPGHPPG
- a CDS encoding hemerythrin domain-containing protein; its protein translation is MDKLTKILQDHRELGQSIEFFGKFLDAFIKKEMPDYLKRFQRFHAHMLAHFRLEEEGIFSFALQNGGPQEKQLARELQEDHRRILDMLAKFDNLLVSYNNQSEAKHTMDIVDIDKELFKAIYIHAQKEELQLFPALKKYAG
- the trpD gene encoding anthranilate phosphoribosyltransferase, whose amino-acid sequence is MPDDIDIRKYLQKIIDRHDLSADETSSVFDLIMDGRLTGAQIAALISVLRMKGESADEIAGAASAMRRHAVKIDTGGLAVVDTCGTGGDGGNTFNISTTAAFVVAGAGVPVAKHGNRAVSSQCGSADVLAELGVNLEAPPEAIEECIRTIGIGFLFAPKMHPAMKHAAPVRRELGIRTIFNMLGPLTNPANARGQILGVFSAELTEPFARVLAALGSRRAFIVHGNDGLDEITVTTTTRITELNNGRISTYEFDPLPFIGEYFPAGTLAGGDPAKNAAILRCVLAGEEGPAREIVLLNAAAGIAAGGHAETIEKGYLLARKSIDEGRAQKALDAMRENLA